The Clostridium botulinum BKT015925 genome includes the window TCCATCTAATCCTCCTAATATCTAAACACTTTCTATACAGTACATATGAAAATAAAAATATTATCTAGCACTATATGAATTTTTATTACTACCAAGTTTTCCCCTAATAAAAATAATCAAAAGTATTATCATTGGAAGAAAAACTTCCATAAAGAAACAATAAATTATCCACAAACCTCTTGCAAACTCTAGTGCTCTTATAGAACTTCTGAAAGTTATATATGTAAAATTTATCATTAAAAAAACTAATGGTATTAGTATATCTCTATAATTATTTAAATTAAACAATTTTTCAAGACCTTTTCCTACTCCTAAAAGGCAATAATTTATTTGTAAAAATTGCATTATAGTAAATGTTGCTGAAACTATTATTTCTACTCTCTGAAACTCCCCTCCTAAAGTTAATCTTTTAGCAGACTCATATCCTGCATAATAAGAGATCATATAATCATTAACTCCTAATATTATTATGTTTGTAATAATAAAACTAACTGCTAAAATTCCACTTAAAATTATAGGTTTAGTAAATATATATGTTACATTTTTATTATTAACTTTAACATAGTTACAAAAATTTAAAAATATAACTACCTGATTCATTGGAAATGCCATAATAGTAAATGATTCTTTTATTATTGACTTAAAGCTATTGTAAAAAACAGGTTCAATATTTATAATTTGCATTTGAGGTACTAATAAAATCCATGCTAAAAATATAAATATCAAGATAATCCTAACTATAAAATTAGCCCATGCAGATAATACTTCTATTCCTGAATTCAACATCCACATTACTAAAGAACATATAAATATACTTGTTACATATTCAGGAGTATTGCTAAGTGCTGTTACCTTAATAAAATCTACAACATCATTAAGAATATATGACCCTAATAAAAAAGGGAAAATAACTAACAAAGTATTAAATACATTTCCAAAAAATTTTCCAAATATAATTTCTAAAATTTCAAATATATTTTTTCCAGGATAATAGTTCATTATTTTTCCATACATTATTCCACAAGGTATACATAAAATTGTAGCTAAAATTGAAGATATCCATGCATCCTGTTTTGATTCTGCTCCAAGGTTAAAAAGTAAATATGATCCTAAACCAAATGTAAATATGAGAAATTGAAATTGTTTAATAGACATCTTCTCTTTATACATGTAATTCCTCCTAAATCGACATATAAATTTTGTATAAATTCATATGACTTTTAGTTAATATCCGCATCATGTGAATTACCATTAAATTTCCTTTTACACCACATCATACATAGGATTATTATTGGCAATACTACTTGCATAAATAAACAATATGGTATCCATAGTCCTGTAGCAAATTGTAACGCTTTTAGAGAACTTCTAAAAATTATATATGTAAAATTCATCATTAAAAACCCCAACGGAACTAGTATGTTTCTATAACTTGTTAAATTAAACAATGTCTTAAATCCTTTTGTTACACTTAACAAACAGTAGCTAATCTCAAGAAATTGTATTATAGTAAATGTAGCAGAAACTATTATTTCTATTCTTTGAAATTCCTCTCCAATTTTTAACCTTTTAGCAACTTCGTATCCAGAATAGTAAGAAGTAGCATATGTACTCCCCCCCAATATACTTATGTTAGTTAAAATAAATATTACGGCTATAATGCCACTAAAAATAATTGGTTTAATAAACACTGTTTTTATATTTGTATCGCATTTTATACAATCAAAAAACCCTAAAAATATAATTACTTCATTCATAGGAAATGCCCACATATTAATACATTCCTTTAATATATACGGTGAATTTTGAAAAAATATAGGTTGTATATTAAAGAAATGCATTTGTGGAATTAATAAAAACCATGCTAAAATTACAAAAATCAAAATTATTTTCACAAGAAAATCTGCCCATGCAGATACTACTTGAATTCCTGATTGTAGTATCCACATACTAAGTAACCCTATACATATTATTAAAATAGGTTCAGGTGTTCTGCTAAGAGCTGTTATTTTAATAAAATCTATAAAATCATTAAAAATATAAGAACCTAGTAAAAAAATATATATTAAATATAGAATACTTAAAATTACTCCAATTATCTTTCCGCACTCTAATTTCAAAATTTCAAATATATTTTTTTCAGGATAATAACTCATTATTTTATCATATACACTTACCGTCATAAGACATAACAACGTTGCTAAAATCGAACTTATCCATGCATCTTGTTTTGCATCTGCTCCTAAATTAAAAAGTAAATATGATCCTAATCCAAATGTAAATATCAAGAATTGGAATTGCTTACTCGATATAATTTCTTTATTCATATAATCCTCCCTAAAAAATTTACAATTGATTCTAGAAATTTACTAAAATACATCATAGGATCAGGTACTCGTATTCCTAATGATTCTAGTGAACTTATAATTATACTTATTGACATTATAAAGGCGTATATTGGAATTTCATTTTTTAAATTATTATCCTTAAGATATATAACTCCATAAGTAGTTATGGTACCATAAAATATAATTACTAAAAAAATCATATTATTCTCCTAATTTTATATTTTTATTAGTTAGTCCACTATATTTTATATTTATTTTTACATGAACATTAGTATTTATATTTTTATATACATCATTCCATTTATACTTAATTTTTTTCCACAATTTAGGATTGTTTCTATTTACATTACATCCAAATCCAACTACATCCGTTACATACTGGTATTGTAATTTTTTTAGTACATTACAACATCTATTTTCTATATCCTTTTCACATTTTTTTGTTAATTCTTCTCTATTATCCTTTGAAACAAAATCTATTCCTCTTTCTGCAAGTTCAGATAATGCTACATCCATATTTATAAACACATCCATATATATATTGTTATTTTCAAATCTTGGTTTTATCTTTTTACTAGCTTTAATTATTTCCAATGTTATTTTTTTAGATTTTTCTGGTTCAAAAGTAAGTACATATTTTGCTCTTCTACTCTTTCTAACTTTTACAAGTTGTAGAATCAAAGTCTCATCACCGCTTAAATGTCCTACACATCTATCCGATTTCAGAACACACATTCCAGAAATTTCAATATAAGATTTTTCTTGTTGTTTAGTTACTCTTACTGTAGGAATCATTGCAGCTATACAGTCATCTTCTATATCATTTATTAATCTAAAAACTTCTATAGGAATATATTGGCCTGTTTCCTTAAAGTTTTTAATTGCATCTGATAAATCATATGATATTATTTCATCACTTGTCTTAGATTTCATAAGTATTTGTGATGCACTACTCATACTAGATATCAATACCCACATATCATTTCTCGCTTCTACATCTCTATTAATAAAATCTATCACAGGTGTTATACCTTCTTCAGCAAGTTCTCTGCTTAAAATAAGAATTTTCGCATGAGATAATTGTAGTTTTTTTCCACTATTTTTTATTGCATTTCTAAATGCCTCATGTATAGTCTTTCCATTGGTTTGAAGTATGCTTGATTTTATAGACTTAGAACTTACCGATGCCTCTAATACTTCTATAGTTAGTATATATTCTTTTGTATTTCTATTTTTATCCACCGCTATACCTGCTACATATTCTAAATCAGTCATTTCAGAATAATCCCAACATCCAGTTAATGGGAAAGAGATGCAGACTATTAAAATACATGAAATAAAAACTTTTAAGTATTTTTTCATTGCTTCTTCCTTTTCTTAAGTCTTATATTATCCTTGGCAACAAACATTGTCCTATACTTTAAATTCCACCACGGTAGTCTTATAGCTGTATCTCTAATATCGTATTTGTTTAAATATACAAGTTTCAACATATAAGGTATACCAAAACTTTTTATAGACATTAAATGGATAGTTAATC containing:
- a CDS encoding GerAB/ArcD/ProY family transporter; its protein translation is MYKEKMSIKQFQFLIFTFGLGSYLLFNLGAESKQDAWISSILATILCIPCGIMYGKIMNYYPGKNIFEILEIIFGKFFGNVFNTLLVIFPFLLGSYILNDVVDFIKVTALSNTPEYVTSIFICSLVMWMLNSGIEVLSAWANFIVRIILIFIFLAWILLVPQMQIINIEPVFYNSFKSIIKESFTIMAFPMNQVVIFLNFCNYVKVNNKNVTYIFTKPIILSGILAVSFIITNIIILGVNDYMISYYAGYESAKRLTLGGEFQRVEIIVSATFTIMQFLQINYCLLGVGKGLEKLFNLNNYRDILIPLVFLMINFTYITFRSSIRALEFARGLWIIYCFFMEVFLPMIILLIIFIRGKLGSNKNSYSAR
- a CDS encoding GerAB/ArcD/ProY family transporter is translated as MNKEIISSKQFQFLIFTFGLGSYLLFNLGADAKQDAWISSILATLLCLMTVSVYDKIMSYYPEKNIFEILKLECGKIIGVILSILYLIYIFLLGSYIFNDFIDFIKITALSRTPEPILIICIGLLSMWILQSGIQVVSAWADFLVKIILIFVILAWFLLIPQMHFFNIQPIFFQNSPYILKECINMWAFPMNEVIIFLGFFDCIKCDTNIKTVFIKPIIFSGIIAVIFILTNISILGGSTYATSYYSGYEVAKRLKIGEEFQRIEIIVSATFTIIQFLEISYCLLSVTKGFKTLFNLTSYRNILVPLGFLMMNFTYIIFRSSLKALQFATGLWIPYCLFMQVVLPIIILCMMWCKRKFNGNSHDADIN
- a CDS encoding Ger(x)C family spore germination protein; the encoded protein is MKKYLKVFISCILIVCISFPLTGCWDYSEMTDLEYVAGIAVDKNRNTKEYILTIEVLEASVSSKSIKSSILQTNGKTIHEAFRNAIKNSGKKLQLSHAKILILSRELAEEGITPVIDFINRDVEARNDMWVLISSMSSASQILMKSKTSDEIISYDLSDAIKNFKETGQYIPIEVFRLINDIEDDCIAAMIPTVRVTKQQEKSYIEISGMCVLKSDRCVGHLSGDETLILQLVKVRKSRRAKYVLTFEPEKSKKITLEIIKASKKIKPRFENNNIYMDVFINMDVALSELAERGIDFVSKDNREELTKKCEKDIENRCCNVLKKLQYQYVTDVVGFGCNVNRNNPKLWKKIKYKWNDVYKNINTNVHVKINIKYSGLTNKNIKLGE